Within the Salmo salar chromosome ssa12, Ssal_v3.1, whole genome shotgun sequence genome, the region TCAGACCTTTATTATGCTGGTCGGGATAGTGGTTcgaaacgattggaaaataattttggttccaacccctgctcCATAGCAACCATTTTTGTTTTCCATAGCAACCTGCCAATCAAATGAACAACCTGTAAACCTTGGCTGGAAACAATGCTAATCGAACGAATGACCAGACAGCTTGGGTAGCAACCTCGGGACTATATCTTCGTGGAAGGATGAAATCGTATGAATTCattcatcaaaataatgtttttaatgtttCTAACGGTTGTATTTGTCTCGAATAGGCTTGCAAACATTTTTTTTGCAAGCCTAAAAAGGATTTTgggaaaccagggaatttattgaaagttcccagaattttgcaaccctagtctcaAACCTAACACGgcccaatatatcctccaaaccacGGCTTTAGGTATTATCACTTAAATATAGCCAACATTGTAGGCAGATTTGACAACAGAGGGAACAATTGTCTTATCTTCAGGACCAAACTGGGCAACATGCCACTGATTCTTGATTGTTTTGACTGTGCAAATGCTGTGTCAGCACTGCAGCAACATGATAGTTTCAGACTATACTTCTGGACTGTATTCAAGACTCAGCCCAGTGCTTGCGTAAGCTGATATGCATCAAAAGAAACAGCAGACCCAACATTGGCTGGCTGGATGGTCCAGTATATGGTATTTTTTTACGCATGGCGATATTTTGTGCCACATTATTCATGTGAAATATTCCCTTATTTTTTATACAATTAAATTACCTTTGAAGTTGCTATTTGAACTGTCGAGTATGAGACAGTGGCATCTTGGTGGGCCAGATTTTCAACTAGAGGAGATTTTTGTTCCAATGCCAGTGCACTGGGTTCATACCTGAGGACAGACCTCGCAGCCTGTCCACTTCACCAGCCAACTCCTGTCTCTGATACTTTTAATCAACTGCTAAATTATAGGGATTAATAGGCTTTCCAAAAAATTATCTTATCGCCTACTGCCCCGCGTGCTATCTGTTTCATCTTGAAATGTCTTGAACCTTTAAAAGGTGCGGATTGGGCACCTTCTGTTCTCATATTCTGTTGTAAATACAATCTGTTTTTATAACCCCTTGGCAGACTGACAATATTCAGCATTAAACTCAATGATGCAGAATAGTAGGCTGTAGCCTAGGCTATCATCATGCATAGGCCTAGCCAGATTGTGTAGCACCCTTCAACAAATCTCTAAACACTAAACTGTGAGCGCAATTACACATGATCACTGTAGGCCTTTGCTGTTTCTTTTGAGAAATTAACTGAATAAGTGATGATCTAGGCCTACTTCGTTACCAGTGACCATGGCATTTTGTCTCAAACCTGCAGGTCAAGAAGAGAAAGATGCCAAACCACTCTCTCGGATCAACCGCCATTCCGTCTTCTGGATTGTGTCATCTGTTGGGTTGACGTATTATTTCGACTTCCTCCGGGTCCTCATGGAGAATGAGGATATCAAAAGGTGTTGTATTGATGAAAAAATATTTTGTCTGCAAACCAATCCAGCTAGTTTGAAAAGATGAGGAATTGTGTGTGTAGGTCTTTGCAGTAGGTCATCTGTGATTAGTAGGCTAATCAAATGGGTTGTTAGCCTGGATCCAGACTTGAGAATTGGCCAATGTAATTGGAAAAGTCCCAAATATTGTGCTTATTTGCTCTTTTTTGGTTAGGCTCATTTTATTCATGCAGGATTATCTGAATACTCAGTGTACTCATTTATGACGACTGCATTTCCTGAAGTTCCTGTAATGTATTTGCTGCTTTGGGGTTTTGTTTTCCAGCTGGTGGTTCAATCTTGGTGTGATACTGCTGGGAATATGCCTATCTTTGGCCACATTTTGCATCGTATACCTGGAGGGGTTCAAGGGCATAAAGGACTACGACCAGGAGTACCCTGCTATTGCCCCTATTACCACAGCAGCCTTCATTGCAGCATCATGCAGGTAATACTATTTCAATTACATTGTACATCCTCAAAACTGACATGGGATGTGTTAACATAAAGTATGTTTTTTTCTTCCTCTTGCCGACATTAACTTACGCCTCTTGTAGAAGTGCAAGGTGCTTTATGTTACGAATTTCATTAATTCAAGCATAGAATATTAACTGTCAAACATAAATTTGTATAATTGTTACTCTCTTGTGGCTGGGTTTTGCAGAGAGAAATAACATATTACTTTAGCTACAAAGGCTGTAGGAAACCCATCACTTAACTTTGCAAAAAGTAACACGTGTTTACAAAAAAGACAGATTAATTTCTTATTTGCTTACTTTAATCCATTGTTCATCCTCAACAGTGGATTAAAGTGAGAAAATAATAAATGAATCTGTCTTTTTTGTTGAGTTCTCCAACTCGTCTTTGCCTCGAATTAGTCCTTTTGGAAGTTTTTCCTTGGGTAAGCCCTTTTTGTTGGATTTTTGTCATTGCTGTCGAGCACCCCTCCTTAGTTTTCTTTGTTTGCTGTAGCACGGCAGCCTTCCTGAAATCTTCACAAAAAGTACCTTAATATTCCTTAAAGCATACCCTGTtactgatatacagtgccttgcaaaagtattcatcccgcttggcatttttcctattttgttgcattacaacctgtaatttaaatggatttttatttggatttcatgtaatggacatacacaaaatagtcaaaattggtgaagtgaaagggAAAAAAATCACTTGTTTCAAAAAAGAAAAAActtaaaagtggtgtgtgcatatgtattcactcccttttgctatgaagcccctaaataagatctggtgcaaccaaagTCATAattagtccacctgtgtgcaatctcagtggcacatgatctgtcacatgatatcagtatatatacacctgttctgaaaggcccccagagtctgcaacaccaattaacaagggacaccaccaagcaagcgacaccatgaagaccaaggagctccccaaacaggtcagggacaaagttgtggagaagtacagatcaggtttgggttattaaaaaaatatcagaaactttgatcatcccacggagcaccattaaatccattataaaaaaattgaaagaatatggcaccacaacaaacctgccaagagagggatgCCCACCAACaatcatggaccaggcaaggagggcattaatcagagaggcaacaaagagaccaaagataatcctgaaggagctgcaaagctccacagcggagattggagtatctgtccataggaccactttaagccgtacactccacagagcagggctttacggaagagtggccagaaaaaaaccaTTGCTTaaaaaagaaaataagaaaagacgttggggtttgccaaaaggcatgtgggagactccccaaacatatggatgaaggtactctggtcagatgagactaaaattgagctttttggccatcaaggaaaaggcTATCTCCGGCACAAACCCAAAGCCTCTCATCACCCCCAAGAACCTCATCCccacaatgaagcatggtggtggcagcatcatgctgtggggatgtttttccatcagcagggactgggaaactggtcagaattgaaggaatgatggatggcgctaaatactggGAAATtatttgagggaaacctgtttcagtcttccagagatttgaaactgggacggaggttcaccttccagcaggacaatgaccctaagcatactgctaaagcaacacttgagtggtttaaggggaaacatttggaatggccaagtcaaagcccagacttcaatccaattgagaatctgtggtatgacttaaagattgctgtacaccatcggaacccatccaactggaAGGAGCTGGAGCTGTTTTGCCTTGAAGATTTGGcagaaaatcccagtggctagatgtgccaagcttatagagacataccccaagagacttgcagctgtaatttctacaaaaggtggctctacaaagtattgacttttgggggggtgaatagttatgcacgctcaagttctgtttttttgtgttatttcttgtttgtttcagaagaaaacatattttgcatcataaagtggtaggcatgttgtgtaaatcaaatgatacaaaccccccccaaaaaaataattttaattccaggttgtatggcaacaaaatagaaaaaatgccaaggggggtgaatactttcgcaagccactgtatgtgaaTGGATACAAATGgcatagcttgctagctacataATGCTTTTGGTTAGTAAGTTCTTAGCCTATTTTACAATATCTCCAAAGGTGATCAGAATGATTTTGGTCaaggacattttttttatttcttctcccCA harbors:
- the tmem128 gene encoding transmembrane protein 128, with translation MLAGSEFVNLRNRFKKDAELLMQGVSAGDRNEKSQEEKDAKPLSRINRHSVFWIVSSVGLTYYFDFLRVLMENEDIKSWWFNLGVILLGICLSLATFCIVYLEGFKGIKDYDQEYPAIAPITTAAFIAASCSLNIALWPVWSFLTPILLFTQFMGGVMLISMLG